GGAAAATCCTATTATGTTCTCGGTATGTTTTCTCTGTGGCACGCTTGGacttataaaatatttaaaaattgcatTACACAATATTTAGATGATCTGATATAGATAAATGAGGCGAAAAAAAGGGGCCTAATTCTTACCTGCTTCCCCAAATAAGCCTTTTTCTACTACAGTAGTCTGTTTAAATAAAGTCCAAATACACTTTGTTTCAACCAAAACACTTGCTCGTCTtccaaaaatgtgttatttgatTCCTAAATGAATCAGATTAATTAATCAATAGGTTTACTGATGACTTGGCGTATTGTCCGGCTTATAAATCGCATttatttcatagtttggccTGCGATTAATGCTCCagtgtgacttttttttctctctaagcGCCTGTTTTTAAGGCTATAGTTATCCCAAAAATtataaatgtcatattttttactttaaagcatgtttttttattggtttctgatcaaattttaaaagaaaaatctcccCTACAAGCCAACTGATgtacttttttccttttcattgtacattttttggctagtgtgacatatattccaaaaaaatacggtaaaaattTGATagctaatgttgtttttttaagttttgttCTAAAAATGACACCTGTTCGGGGTCTAGCCTCAAGCCAAGGCCACCGAGGAACCTCGAGGGAGCGACTGACCAGGAAATGTTTCCTTCAGAGCAGCAGAGCGAGCGCTCATCAAACGTTCCAGCAAATTGCACATGGGAGCTGTAATCTGGAATAACACACGTGTCTCAAGGCTGCTGTCACAAATGAAGGGAAAGTACCGGTACTCAAACTCTGCACTAATATCGCACCCATGTCTAATCCTGTAAAAAGTTTTAGACCGTCGGTAGGCCTTGAAATTGCTTTTGAAATATTAGCGAGTGGCAAAGCAAAGGGGGGGTGAAATAACATAGAAATACAAAAGTATACAAGTAAAAAGTCTAAGACTGGACTGAATTTACAAGGCGACAcactaaaagctttttttttttctttttttgaataaaGGCAATGCGGCTTGAGCGTTTAAGTCACAATGGCGAGAGTGGTGAGGACCTTGGGTTTGATATGAAATGACGCGGCCTTGTCTGCACCGGCCCACATGTTAAAAGCTCTTTGTGAACGGCAAAAGTGCTTTAGAGACGTTCTGAAAAGCTTCAACCTCTTCTGTCATTTCAGCGTAAGGTACATtaggtaagtttttttttcttaaactcagggagatgttgtttttgaaaattGGGCCCTTTATTTTTATGGCGAGTTGTAGTTTTAGTACTGGCTGGCTATAGTAGAATTCAGTACCTatgtgaaccttgtgaggataaggcagCAGTATAGATGGATAAAATAATGTCCATTAATGGCACAGTGGTTAAGTGTttagcacaggggtgggcaaacttttgggctacatttacttaaaaaaattgacagatgggccgggtcagcaaaagatacgatacaaataaaaaagtgcatccgttaacagtacatatgaaacaaacagaaaaaaaggactaaagtattaacatactcatcactcatcattaaagtcaaaagtataaagtacaaagtcaagtacaaagttatgtattaagaaatattataaataaaatgtaattaaaaaaataatagaggggctgtaaaacaagtTCAAAACAaagtcttattattattattaattttacattAACAGAGGGCACTTTGCTTTAGTTTTGTTATTAGAGTACTAGAAATATTATTGAGTTAAGGTCATTGCTGGCACAAATTAGCTTTGTTGTTTTCTAGGTTCTAggttgcttttgtgtgtgtgtgtgtacctggaATGTTTGGGGAAGAAAGGCAGGAATAGTTTCAGGGCGGCCTTGACACTTCCCAGGTTTCCGACCACGGCTGCAACTCAACTCGGTAAACACGCCGTTTCCTCTTGTTGCCGCTCTGTTTGGACAGGAACAGTGAAGGAAGGTCACCGGTGTGTGTCGGGGCTGCAAAGATGAGcaacattcattttaaatgggagGAAATGTAAAGCAAAATATTAGCCAGTCAGTCCACCTGGAAATTGGACTCCTGGAATTCTTTGCcagagaaaatttcagactcatAGTTGGATTTAAGTCAGACATTTTATCATATAAAACTCAACCATACAAAACTGTGACAGATATGCATAGTACAGGCTGTAAAGGATTGTTATGTATCTGTCCAACATTTGTGTTCAAGCTCCAAAAGGACTGTTTTGTAATGTTAGGTCACCTACAAACAGTGTTATAGTGGCTCAAGTTTTGGCCTAAATATGGGAGCAAAGAAATTAGCTGAAAGATTTGATGGCATGTCACTTGTTATATTGcaaatcaatgttccctctaatttttcatgttctaaaacatgctataaaacacaaaaaaacatgagttgactaaaaaaattaaagctacGAAGCTTCATTGCTCTTTGTACTGGTTTAAGTCCTCCTTGGATGTATCACTAGAAATCTGAAGTACCGGTGTACTGATCTCACTCGACTCCACTTCCCCAGCTACCCTCATCAAGCACGATAGCAACATTCCCTTGGCTACACCCGCATCTAAATTCCCTTCCCGGCTTAGCTGCAAAGTGATCTGGTCTAAACTGGTCATGACCATTTCGGAGGCCAGCAGAGGGCAAACGGAGCCAGAGTTCCTGGCCATTTTCTCCATCATGTACTGCTGGTACAAATCCAGGAGTTTCTGTTCCAGGTAGTTGTTTAGAAGGGAGTTGGTGAATGGTCCGTCTCGTCCTTGTAAGAAAAAGCTTCGATCCCGACCGCTGCCGTTTCTCCAGTGGTTGGAACCCCCCCGGAATGGTAGCAAGAGCCCGATCTGGGCGGATCGACGGGGAAGAGAGTCTTCCTCGCCTGGTGGGGGGACGTCACACAACTGAAGGAAGGGACCTGGAGGAGCCTGGACTTCTACATGGATTTGGTGCTCAAAGTTAGCCGAGAGGGGAAGAACTTGGTCGCCGCCGATGTGGAGGTCACTGTAGTTCTTACAGATACTCCGACAGAAGGACGGAACGAGGAAGGTGGCGTCTCCGGCTGAGCGGAGTGATGAGATTTGGATTCCTGGAGAGTTCCCTAAGGCGGATTGGGTTCTACGGAGATCTGTAGACTCTACTTGGGAGGCTTCAGGAAAACTTCCATCCAAGGGATCGCAATGAGGAGGCACAACGTGGCTCGTGGAGGAGGATGAACACCCAATGGTTGTCTCCTGCCTCTCAAGGCCCAAAAGACACGATTCTTCGTTTTCTTCGTAGGCCATGCTCAGCAATTTTACTtcagaaagcatttttttaaagatagttACTGCAGAAAATTTCTGGATCATAgactggagaaagaaaaaacagttCCAGAGACAAGGAGAACTTGTTTTGTGAATCCAACGCcagaaaaaatgcttaaaatggTAAACAGTCTTCTTAGTTTTATGCACCAATGGGAGAGGaagtaatatttagttttatttttataataatgCTTCCGCTTTCTTATGAATGAATGCTGCAGCTGGTGGAATGTGTTATTACTGGCAAGAAAAGCTTAGTGACAATAacagggatttaaaaaaaaacaattttcaattGTGGTTTATATTAGGGAAACTTGGAtgatgaaaaactaaaaaaaataaaattaatttcataacTCACATGGCCAGGATCAAGATATTAAACAAAAGTTTGctcatgaataaaaataaagtaataaaaatCACTTCAgtacaagaagaaaaagagccaaactattttttggggggtataatATTCttataaatattcaaatattcctttgtattttcatattttaaaaaatcagaagGTCAAGGGTGTTTCATTTCTACAGTAATCGAATTACACTAAGTAGTATTGTTTTTGATACTCAAAATTTCTCACTGGACAAAAATAACATCTGAGAGTATGTCTCTTACACCTGCTCAATATATTATACTCTGTCATATTTTGACCTATGTTTAAGCTAAAAACAGAAGCGaaacttttgttttaaaaccCCATGTTTCCAGAGAAGTGCTTAAAAAGTGACAGTCATTGAAAAAACCTGAACCTAGAAGGTCAGcctcatttgaaaaatattgcttAACTTTAAGAGAATGATGATTGTTacccttaaaaaaaaccttgactacatctaaaaatctacaaaaagaaaagtttcaAGAGAACGGCTTTTAGATGAGAGTATAAGAAAGGCCAAATGAAACAAAAGGCAGCCCGAGAAACAGAAGATGTCGTGTTGGATGATTAATGAAGGTTGACGTCAGCTTCTTATGCAAACAAGAGGCCTTGCTAGTATCTCTCCAAAGTGGGCAGCTATATCTTCAACGACTGATATTCCACCCACAATAAAGTAGTAACTGTCTTCCATAGAGATTAATAAGTACACAGGGCTAAAAAATGAGGCgcgtgggccagatttggaccACCACATTACATTGTAAGGCCCACAAAATGACCATAAGTGATAGTGACTCTATTAAGGGTCAGGACACCTGAAACTCATTTGCTAGTATCAACTTACAGCGGTCTCTACGTTGCTAAGCAACGACTAATAACATTCAAGAGGAGATGGTGTTGATCAAACATCCATCCGGCACCACAAAGTATTCCAAGTGGTTAGTTTGGAAAGAGAAATATGGATCTTTTAGCCGGTTAGAGGGATGTTTAGAAAGTTAAACCATGTCTTCCGTCCCAATCATGGCGGGGAAAGAGAAAGGGACGATTTCGGGTTGGACTACCACAATGCTTGTACTGTCAGGTTGGTTCGTAGCACCTCAATGGTGGTGCTGGGAGAGAGGACCTTGTTTTCTGGGAACGCCACTTTGAAACGGAGCAAGAGTACCGTAAGCACGGAGTCTGATTCGTACTATTACCGAAAAGAAGAGGATCGTGTGTGGCTTTACTCCCATGAGCAGAATTGTCTGGAGTACTTACAGGCGCTAGCGGCTCTACGGCGGCGCTATGCTAAGAGCGTGAGCAACTTAAACGCGGGTGAGGCCAAGACCAAAGTGTCCTCTGAGAGGAAAGCGGCACCCCGGGTGACTCCAAAAAATACTGTGAGTAAAaattacattgactttaaaaatttgacacatggtcggggtcagcacaagatatgatacacatagaaaagtgcatccgttaagagtacatatgaaacataaacagaaaaaaaggagtaaagtattaacatactcatcactcataaataaagtaaaaagtataaagtacaatgtaaagtaaaaaggattgtattaagaaatattaaaatgtaatttaaaaaaaagatagaggggctgtaaaacacgaaaaatagtAGCCtagtgggccggatgtggcccgtgtGCCGTAGTTCTAGTGAGCTAGAATAAA
Above is a window of Stigmatopora nigra isolate UIUO_SnigA chromosome 11, RoL_Snig_1.1, whole genome shotgun sequence DNA encoding:
- the LOC144204556 gene encoding TLR adapter interacting with SLC15A4 on the lysosome; this encodes MAYEENEESCLLGLERQETTIGCSSSSTSHVVPPHCDPLDGSFPEASQVESTDLRRTQSALGNSPGIQISSLRSAGDATFLVPSFCRSICKNYSDLHIGGDQVLPLSANFEHQIHVEVQAPPGPFLQLCDVPPPGEEDSLPRRSAQIGLLLPFRGGSNHWRNGSGRDRSFFLQGRDGPFTNSLLNNYLEQKLLDLYQQYMMEKMARNSGSVCPLLASEMVMTSLDQITLQLSREGNLDAGVAKGMLLSCLMRVAGEVESSEISTPVLQISSDTSKEDLNQYKEQ
- the c9h13orf42 gene encoding uncharacterized protein C13orf42, whose protein sequence is MFRKLNHVFRPNHGGERERDDFGLDYHNACTVRLVRSTSMVVLGERTLFSGNATLKRSKSTVSTESDSYYYRKEEDRVWLYSHEQNCLEYLQALAALRRRYAKSVSNLNAGEAKTKVSSERKAAPRVTPKNTESRPTPSAPPVPNVEDTLQFLDEVIASCDIEPQHKPYADDGHADVDFIVASSSAEHDLHSNWLLRVPRVANPSNREQGFLASANEVVLNKKNKSGSTSSRLRLQRNPIHLPKVVDSALQTLRFRSKKS